The window ATTCCATTCCATCATAATAATTCAAATTTGAATTCTTTGGATTGGCTGTAAtgccatatagatatatatagagAAAAAGTGAGTGAGAAAATAACAATGCAACATATAAACTTCAAAGTTCTCATCTCGTGTACCTCCGAGGGTTATATACCATTACAGCACTACTACATTTTAATTaccaaataaaagtaattcaggaGAGAACACATTGAGCATACTTCCTCTGCGTCTTTATCCAAGAGGAGTAAACAAATAAATATTAGCAAATATCTTACCATGATGCAATGCACTGGActatcaaaattataaaaaaaaaatcttcaattGAGAGTTCATAAGTCAAACATCATTATAGTAAATTCCCAAGTAGGCAAATTCAATCATGCTCTGAACCTTTTGGGCTGGTAACTTTATGACCTAAGACACTCACCTCCACAGAAACTACAAATAAAAGCcccttttgttcttttttttgtttcttgtatttccATAACATAAGTTCAGTAACTTGCTGAGCAAAATATCGGCTTCaaaatatttcagcgattaaacAATGAAGTAAGATATCGAACAAAATAAAATAGACGTCGCCGAAGAAACCTTAAAACAAGGAAAACTCACATGCGATGGACGCCGATGGGCCCATCAAAGATTCATACGCAAGTCCTTGTCTCCTCGCAGAGCTTCTTGATAAGCTCCTCCCTTTTCGGCCGATGATGCTCTTCGCCTTCAGCAAGGACACGATGAGTCCGAACACGTTGTACCCAGGCCACCCCGGCCACTCCTTGACCTCTGCACCACTGCCGTTCGCCGGCGGGATCGCCTCGGTGGATAGATCCTCGTCCTCCGCCTTCACAGCCAGTTCCTGATCGGTCGGATCCTACTCGACGGAGGCGGCGTTCCTCTCGGGCTTGGGCTCCGCGTCGGCGGGGTAGGAGGGTGCCTCGGCCTCAGGCTCGACGTCGGCAGAGGTGCCGTTCACGGCACCGTCCACGACGTGAATAAAGAACGAAAAGCAAAGGGTTTGAGGCGACGAGAGGAGAAGGGTTTTTAGTCGGCAGCAGAAGAATGAACGGCGGGTAGATCTTTTTGAGTTTGTATTAGTCGACCAAATCACACGTGTCGGACAAGAACTCGCACGTGCACGATCGAGAGACCATAGAAGTGGATCGTGCTGGGCTCCACAGAGCCCATCGTTGTTTCCAGAAAGGTGGAGTTTTGTGTCAGTTTCCGGCCCTCAACGTTATCAAattttcacacacacacatatatatatatatatatatatatatatatatatatatatatatatatatatatatatatatatatatatatataatcctaaaAACTTGTGTAGTGTACGTATCCTTGCAAGTTGCAATTAATCTTCATCACCTAATCATCATTTTCTGTTTTGTTGAAATTTTAACTATGATTAATATCATTTAAGATCtcattatgatgaaaaatattatgagtattttagattttaatatatatagttttaacTCAAACCACAGTTACAAGTTAACCTGAGTTTTCTGGATGAATATGAGGACATGTTCTTACTTAGTGTAAGCACTCATTTCCTCAACTTTACAAGAGTAGGTATCTAAACcccttgataaaaataaaaataaaaataaaatagatgaatTCTGGAGAAGGCGGCTActatctttattttcttttattgagaAAAATTGTCTTAGCAAAAAGCATAAACAAAGCGTCTTTACGAAGTTAAAAAACAATAATTATGACAATAATTTCCAACTTCATTCTCAGTTTAGGAAGGCTGATATTTCGGATCTCATTTgatcaatttcatcatcatctatttggagaaaaactcaaaataatatattttcatgTTAATATTCTCATGTTATCCATATAACCTGAACACACTTGCCAATATTCAGACAATAAAATAATCATAACTATTTTTCCATCAAGTTGGTATCTTTAAACCATCTGAGGACAGGAGCAACCTAAATATCCCCATCCAATTAATTTCTCACATCATATCAAGTGATTCACAGATGAAGATTGAACTATATGTCTAATTCAAATGATCTGTGCAAGGAGAAGCAGGATAGAGACATTCATATATCACCAAACTTTTTCATAACAAAAACCTACATTGATTGTTTGACATGTTTTGCTTACAAATACCACTGTAGCTAATAATTTTCCTTACCTGGAATTCAGCTCTGTGGTTATCCCcatataatcttcttcttcttctagtggtttaTGCCTTACAGATAAATGGCTCTCTTTCCAATAAATTGCTTTTCTAGCTGGTAAATCTATTTTGAGGTACTGCAGTGCTTCCTGGTGTCCTGAAGCATATTTAAATGAGTGTTTTGTTGTGAGGTTGAGTTCAGTCAGCATGGAATGATTTACAGATATAGCTTATGTTTATCTCGCAGAAGTTACTTGTTTTTATGGATTTTCATGTAGCTATATTAATTAAAAGTGCAGCTGATAGCATGCTCAAAGGAACTTGTCCTTTAAGCATTTCTCATAGAAGTTACTTGTTCAGGAACTGTTCTTCCTGTTTTATTGACTCATCAAACATGTGTCAGGTGATGCTTTTCCTTTTGAAAGACCAGAACAAACATCAATATTTCTTGGTGAATTTGATGCAATTATATGCCACTCAAAGAACTGGTCTTGAAATCATGATATGTGATCAGATACCCATAGCACTGTGTCATAGTGTTCTATGTTTTTTGGCTAACTATTCTGCCAGCATCAGATTATTATTCTCAATACCACCAGACACATTAGCAGATCAGACACAAGTTTTTTGCTGTGGCAAACTCATGCTCCACAACTAATCCTGCTAACAATTAAGAATAAGCTAATGATAGCTGGACATGTAATGCAAGCTACAATCATTGTCAATACCAAAGCATTGGCCAGCATAGTCTTTCTTCCTCTCTTAGATCACAACAAATGTTTTGCCACTACATGTTCTTCAATTTCAACATCTAGAATTTGCTTATCAAGATTGTAATTTTTTTGTCAGTATAATATAACAAGTTTTTATCTGGTAATATGTAAAGAAATGATAATTTGAGAAGTAGAAGCAGAGAGATAAGAAAAGAAtctaaaaaaaaggaagaaaaataagaaagtaaCAGGACAAATTTATGGCTCTCTTACTCGGATCCCAATTCAAGATCTTGCTTCTCCTCCAACATCGGTCCAAGTTCGCCACCGTtggcagccgccgccgccgcctcctcgctGCTGGCCGTCAGATCGTCACGCACGCGGAACACAGCGTGGAGGAGCACGACCGGCAGCCCGATTGCCATGGCGAGCAGGAACTGCGGCACGGCTCGCGTCATAACCAGCTCGACGCCGACCACGGCCAGCACGAGCGCGGCCGCCAGCCTGCGGTCCAGGACCTGGCGGAGGAGGGCGGAGTTGGGGAAGGCCTTGAGGAGGACGCCGTAGAAAAAAGCGGCCTTGGAAGCGGCCATGAAGAAGAGCATGGTGGGGCGGCGGCGGGGGAAGAGGGAGGCGAGTAGGAGGACCCAGAGGAGGAGAGCGTAGTGCAGGCGGAAGGATCGGAGGTTCCGGACGGCGCGGACGGCAGCGGCCTCGGCGTCGGGCGGCGCCGCGAAGGCCTGGGGACGGACGAAGCGGGCGAGAG of the Musa acuminata AAA Group cultivar baxijiao chromosome BXJ3-2, Cavendish_Baxijiao_AAA, whole genome shotgun sequence genome contains:
- the LOC135631024 gene encoding uncharacterized protein LOC135631024; the protein is MSTREKGRRVRVVAFFVPPATAFPKPATNQSPMATYGGVLRRSAAVVERARDSARRTRKALARFVRPQAFAAPPDAEAAAVRAVRNLRSFRLHYALLLWVLLLASLFPRRRPTMLFFMAASKAAFFYGVLLKAFPNSALLRQVLDRRLAAALVLAVVGVELVMTRAVPQFLLAMAIGLPVVLLHAVFRVRDDLTASSEEAAAAAANGGELGPMLEEKQDLELGSE